In ANME-2 cluster archaeon, the sequence AAAATCTCATCCAATAAACATGTCTATAATTTCATTTAATTCATTGGCTTTGTCGATTATCACCATATGCTTGCTATCTGGTATAATTTTCAACTTTGAGTCTTTAATCTCTCTATTTAAATATCGACTCATCTTCACTGGTGTTGCTTTATCTTTTTCGCCAACAACAATTAGTGTTGGCACTTTTATTTTGGAAACTCGGTCTCTTTTATCGTAATTTTTCATGAATTCTGTAGCACAATCATAGCTTACAAACTTTTGGGTATTCATAGCTCTATCAAACGCCTCCTTCTTAACTTGTTCAGAAGGATCATACAGTAAATCAATCATCCCACGAGCGAATGACTCATAAGAGAAAATATGCATCATGATCCATATTTGGATATACCCTGAAAAATTCATTTTTGCTGAAGTGCCAACTAATACCAGTTTAGAGACTTTATCAGGATGATTCAATGCAAATGTGATAGCTGTCATACCTCCCATCGAATGACCAACAAGTATAACTTTTTCAAGATTTAGTTCTTGTATAAGAGAGTACAGGTCATTCGATAATGTTTCAATAGAATAATCGGATTTTGGTTTATCCGATTTGCCATGTCCTCTTTGGTCATACGCAATCACTTTATACTTTTCAGAGAAAAACTCAATTTGAGAGTTCCATACCGAACAATCGCACATCCATCCATGAGAAAAAATGATTGGTTCGCCTTCACCATGTACCTCATAAAATAATTCAATGTCATTTACTTTCATTTTCATATAAATTCACCCCATGTTTTAGATATATTGACCTCTTATTTAATACCTTGTGGATAACTGAGCAAAATTATATCACATATTTATTCGCACCTGATTTCCAGCTTTGAAGACATTACTTTGTTTTTCCCGCCTTCCAGGAGTATAGCCTCAGCCGTTCCACCGTAGGACTACAAGTCCAGGGCATCCCCAACCTTGTGTTGGATGTCCATACCCGCTATATTATGCGATAACTATCCGCCGAGTAGCCGGGGGCCGTTGCCAGCCCCAAGCCCTCTAA encodes:
- a CDS encoding alpha/beta hydrolase; protein product: MKMKVNDIELFYEVHGEGEPIIFSHGWMCDCSVWNSQIEFFSEKYKVIAYDQRGHGKSDKPKSDYSIETLSNDLYSLIQELNLEKVILVGHSMGGMTAITFALNHPDKVSKLVLVGTSAKMNFSGYIQIWIMMHIFSYESFARGMIDLLYDPSEQVKKEAFDRAMNTQKFVSYDCATEFMKNYDKRDRVSKIKVPTLIVVGEKDKATPVKMSRYLNREIKDSKLKIIPDSKHMVIIDKANELNEIIDMFIG